Part of the Paenibacillus sp. YPG26 genome, CCCGCCGCACTGCGTACAGGCAGCGAGACAGCTCCGGCAGCCGATACAATTGTCCATTTCAATATAGAGCAGCTGTTTCATCATTGGTGTACGGCCTCCTTCTCTGTCTTCCCGCTGCCCGCTCTTCCCGCCTGCCCGTCAGGACGCTCAGCCCCAAGCTTATCGATCTCAGCCGCACATACTTTGAACTCCGGCATCCTCGACATGGGATCAAGCGCTGGAATGGTAAGCAGGTTCACGGAACCTTCATGGCCGAAATGGTACGGTACGAACACGGTATCCTTACGGATGGCTTCGGTAATCTTTACTTTATATATACACTCCCCGCGGCGGGTTCTAAGCCGGACCTTCTCCTCATGCTCAATGTCATACTTCGCGGCAGTCTCCGGGTGAACCTCAACATAAGGCTCGGGACACATATCCATCAGGAAAGGAATTCGTCTGGTCTGGTTACCGGATAAGTAGTGATACACGACCCGGCCTGTAGTCAGGCGGAGCGGATAGGTCTCATCCGGTTCTTCCGCAGGAGGACGGTAAGGCAGTGCGCACAGCTTGGCTTTGCCATCCGGGTGGTAGAACTTCTTATCGAGGAACATATGAGGCGTCCCTGGATCCTTCTCGTTCTTGCACGGCCAGAAGACCCCATCCTGCTTCTCGATTTTGTCCCAGGTTGCCCCGTAGTAATCCGCATAACCGCCTTTGGTAGCTAGCCGGAACTCATCGGCCACGTCTCTGGCTGTCTTCAGGTGACTGAAGTATTGGCCCCGGCCCAGCCGTTCAGCCAATTCTACAGCGATCTGCCAGTCGGGCTTGCTCTCGCCCAGCGGCTCCTGAGCCTTGTTGATCTTGATGATACGGCCCTCTAGATTCGTTACGGTTCCTTCATCCTCTGACCAGGTTACGGACGGGAGAATCACATCCGCGAATTCAGCCGACTCGGACAAATACATATCCGAGCAGACCATAAAGTCAAGCTCCTTCATCACTTTCCGCACATAATTCAGATTCGGTGCTGACACAGCCGGGTTCGAGCAGAGCAGGTACAGTCCCCGGATCGTCTTCTGCTCCATGAGTTCGAACATCTCATAAGCGGATACCCCCGGCTGCGGCATCTCCTCAGGGGTAATTCCCCATACCTTGCATACCTCTTCCACATGCTTCGGATTCGTGATCTTGCGATAGCCTGGCAGCAGATCCGACTTCTGGCCGTGCTCACGTCCGCCCTGCCCGTTGCCTTGTCCCGTAAAGGTAGCAACTCCCGACTTCGGCCGTCCGATCTTGCCGGTAACAAGCGGCATGTTCGTATAAGCGGATACGTTGTCGGCTCCCTTATGCTGCTGCTCGATTCCCCGTGCGAACATCACTACCGCTTCCGGCGCTTTGCCGTAGATCTCAGCCGCCCGAATCAGCTTCTCCGGGGCAACCCCCGTAATCTCACTTGTATATTCCGGTGTGAACTCCTTCACGACTTCTGCCATTTCTTCAAAACCGCCTGTATGCTCGCGGATGAAATTCTCATCCGCATATCCGCCTTGAATGAGCAGGTTCACCATACAGTTGGCCAGCGCCAAATCCGTGCCCGGGCGCAGATCCAGGTGAACGTCAGCTCTTCTAGCAAGCGGAGTCTCCCGCGGGTCGGCCACGATAAGGTAACCGCCGCGGCTCTGAACTTCCCATACTCTGAACATGGACGTAGGGTGACATTCTGCCGTATTGCTTCCCGCGATGAAGAGGCAATCTGTCTCATGCAGATCCGTCCACGGCAGGGTAGATCCCCGGTCCACCCCGAAAGTGCGAAGGAATCCCGCCGCCGCGCTAGACATACAGAACCGGCCATTATAATCAATATATCTGGTCTGCAGGGCCACCCGGGCGAACTTCCCGGTAAGGTAGCATTTCTCATTCGTCATGGATACTCCGCTGAAGACGGACAAGCTGTCTTTGCCATACTCCGCCTGCAGCTCCTTGAACCGGCGGGCAATCAGATCATAGGCTTCATCCCAGCTGGCTTCGCGGAAGCCTTCCTTGGTTCCCTTCAGTGCCGGATTATCGCGGATAAGCGGTTTCAGTATCCGGTCCGGATGGTTGGTCTGCTGATAGGCGGTTACGCCTTTCGGACACATTTTCCCCAGAGTTACCGGCCAGTCATACCGGGGTTCAACCCCGATAATCGTGTTCGAGGAGGTATCGACGCGCAGGTTCATCCCGCATTGCATGCCGCAGTAAGAGCAGTGTGTAGGAACCAGCTTTTCACCCGGGTGAACCTTATTCTCTATAACCTTGAAGAATTTATCCTTTGGCATTCTGGTTGGCCTCCTTTACAGGGATCTTGTGCGTCTGAATGCCAGTGAACCGGGACATCCGGTATTTACGGCGGCAGGGCAGGCACAGCTCGGCAAGATGGTATCCCTCTTCGGTCTGGAATTTGATATCGTTCTGTCCTAATACGTTAATGACATCACTAGACTGCTCGGCGGACACAAATCCGGTACCGCACACCGCACATTTCTTCGTCTCCTGCTCTGCATAATGCTCACGGTAATTCCTCGCAAATACACTGAGCGGACGGAATGGAATATGTGCGAGCTTGCCGAACGGAATATAGATCATGGTCAGGATCACCGACCACTGATGAATCAGAGATATTACGGGATGTCCCTTCCCGTGAAGGAACATATTGGAGAAGGTAAGCGCAAGGCCCGTAACACATACGAACAGCAGCAGATAGAGCGGCAGGAAGTCATAGGCAAATGACTGTTCGGCTCTCGCCTGCATGTTCTTCACCCTTCGAAATAAGGCCATGCATACGCCTCCGATAACCATAAATGCCGATATATTCAGCGCATTGTAGAATAGGTAGCCAAGCAGCCCATCCGCCTTAATGTGCAGAATATCAATCCCGAAGAAAACAACCCAGTAGTATCCATTCTCCGCCATCGTGAAGTACATCCATCCGAATACCAGCGGGAAGGTGACCATGCATGCAATGATGCATCCCCATCCCAGCAGAACGTGCTGGGTCCAGCGGTACCAGCCGCGGTTCCAGATGAATTTATACGTTACCAGGTGATTGGCTGCGGTCTTGGGGGTGCTCTTCCGGAAGAGCAGCTTGATCCCCTTCTTAATGATGATCTTAGTCGGAGGTCTCTCCCCCCAGGCTATGAACCGGTAGAAGAATCCACATATAAATACCAACGTTCCTACCATATAGCCGTACAGGGCCAAGTCCACATGTGTAAAAAAACGTGAGCCGATATAAATCAGCACCAATAGACCTAACACGGTCAGAAATACCGATTTTGCAAATTTGGAAGCGAATGCCCGATCCATCTGTTCATATCCCCTTTCGCGGCTGTTCTTTCGGAACCCGCAGTTCCCCTCTCAGCCGCTTCATTCACGCACTATGCTTCTTTCTTATTCATCATAGCTGGAATGCCGGGAACACGTTATCGGGGGAATACCTGATATTTCAGGGGGAAATTCCCCTACTTGACGGGATAACCAAACTTATAGCGCGGGCATCAATTGACGTCTTGCAAGGACTAGCCTTGCATTCCTGAGAATATAGAAATCGCCCTTCAACATGCCGGGAAGGCAGCTGAAGGGCGATTACAGGTCTATTATTTAATGATTATGACTTATATAATGATGACTTATCTGTTAACTGTGTAGTTTTGTCCGTAATTGTTATCCCAGTAGGTTTGTCCATTTACAGTGTAAGAGATTGCGTACTTGATCTGGGATACATTTGATCCGATGTTGTTGAAGCTGAACTGCCAATCCTGTACAGTTTCTTCTGTGTTGGCCGGTCTGGAGTAAGTAGCATAGCCTTCTTTAGTTGTGGCCCAGTTATCAGTGGTATACACGATTTTAACCGTTTTGTTGTAAGCGATGTTCTTAACAAATACATTCCCTGTGAAGGTGTTATCGTAGATCGAACTGGAAGCCAGAAGGACATTCGGTTTGCCAAGAATGGTTGAGCTCAGGTTGAAACGGGTGATGGAATAGTTCTGTCCATTGTTGTTATCCCAGTACGTTTGGCCGCCTGCTTCATACTTGATTGCAAATTTAATCTCTTGAGCAGTTGAGATCTGCGGGTTCGTTTGGTTCAAGTCGCTGGTGTTGACTGAGAAGCCCCATTTCTCATGCGAAGCATCTGTAGGACCTACATAGGAAGCGCTAGTGTCATACCACTTGCCATCTCCAGGCGTGTAGTGAATCGTTACGTTCTTTTGGTAGTTCAGGTTGCTTACCTCGACATTCCCGCTGAAACCCACATATCCATACTTGTAAGCATAAAAATTGGACGAAATCAGTTGAACCGGCTGTTCACTTGCAAACGCAGATTGTGCAAACGTTAGCGCAAATAGCGCTAAAAAAGTCACACCCGCCAGATACTTCTTCATACTTTTCAACATTCTCTACCATCTCCTATTATTTTTATTTGTTTACGCAGTAAAAGTAACATATTTTCTTCCAATATAAAACACATATTTGTTACTTATTCTAAAAATGGTAGTTATTAGGGATAATGTGCTAATAGAAATAGTGCGTATGACTCCAATTCGTACTCTAAATTTCCTTATTTTTCAAGTCTGTTAACCCTATTATCATGCTTCCCTGTCCAAAGTTGTGCTCTATTGTATTTGCATCCAAGGAGAGATCAGTGGCGCTTCTTGAATAAATAGGGGTATTCCCTGACTTACAGACGGGTATGGAGGGAGTACAATAATAGCAGACTTAATAATAGAAGGTCGGGCAGCTTCATTACCCTAACAGGCTTTGAACCGGTTATTGAAGCGTTCTTATATATTCCCAAGGAGGCGCAAGCCGATGATCACAATACTAGATCATATCGAGCAGGAGCTGGACTCCCTGCGGGCACGAACAGGCAGCGATTTCTCGGGTCTGCTTCTCATGGATAACCCGGATACCGGGCTGCGCTGGAACTTTGTGTCCGGGAACCGGAGCAAACGCAGCAAGCAGATCATTCTGCGTCCGGGCCAGGGGCTGCCAGGACTGGTCATGAGGCTGGGGCGGCGGGTTGTACTTGACGAATCGCTCCCGGATATCCGCCAGTTACGCTTTGACAATCCCATTATGCTGGCTGAGAATCTGCATGCCGTTGCCGTTATTCCGATTGTTAAGGAACGGGAGATCCTCGGTCTGGTAATGATCGGCAACCGAAAGCCTACGCTCTACCCGCCTGAGATCATCGAGGTGGTGGAACAGGAGGCTGAGCTTCTAAGCCCCGTTATCTATGGACAGAAATCCGGTACTCTCACTTCGCGGTGAACCCTTTGCTTATTGCTGGGGTTCATTTTTTTTTATATGATACAAGGACGAGGGGGTACGATCATTAATGATTAGAATTCTGGTAGTAGACGACCATATTGTAGTCCGTTCCGGACTTATGGCACTCCTGAACGGCAAGAACGGCATGGAAGTTATCGGAGATGCGGCTGATGGCCAGGAAGCCATTGTGAAAGCACAGGAGCTGAAGCCCGATGTCGTCCTGATGGACTTCAGTATGCCGCAGGGCATGGACGGACTCACGGCAACCCAGGAGCTGAAGAAGCTTCTTCCTGATATATCAGTGCTTATTCTGACCATGCATGATGATGAAGAGTACCTGTTCCGGGCGATTCAAGCCGGGGCATCGGGCTATATTTTGAAGAGCGCACCTCACGATGAGCTCGTGACCGCGATCCTGTCTGTGGCCACCGGAAGTGCCTACCTCTATCCTACTGCAACCAAACGCCTGATGAATGAATACCTGGATGCGATGAAGAATGGGGAATCCCAGGGCGCTTTCGATATCCTGTCCGACCGGGAACGGGAGATTCTATCCTGGGTAGCCAAGGGTTATTCCAATAAAGAAATTGCCGAGCACCTGATTATTAGTGTGAAGACCGTAGAGACGCATAAAAGCAATCTGATGGAGAAGCTGGGGCTCAAGACCAGGCCCGACCTGGTGAAGTACGCCATGAAGAAGGGAATGCTTAATTTTGAATAAAGATCGTTCATATCGTGATTCGGGAGACATCTTGGGCAAAAGCGTGAATACATTGCTCGACCAGCTTGGCGATCATCTGAATGATTCAATCTTTGAGGAGAAGCTAAGGGATTCGCTTCAGATGCTGTCGGACCTTAAATTTGCACTTGATGAATCCTCCATCGTAGCCGTAACGGACAATAAGGGAATGATTATCTACGTAAATGATAAATTCTGCGACATCTCGCAGTATT contains:
- a CDS encoding molybdopterin oxidoreductase family protein codes for the protein MPKDKFFKVIENKVHPGEKLVPTHCSYCGMQCGMNLRVDTSSNTIIGVEPRYDWPVTLGKMCPKGVTAYQQTNHPDRILKPLIRDNPALKGTKEGFREASWDEAYDLIARRFKELQAEYGKDSLSVFSGVSMTNEKCYLTGKFARVALQTRYIDYNGRFCMSSAAAGFLRTFGVDRGSTLPWTDLHETDCLFIAGSNTAECHPTSMFRVWEVQSRGGYLIVADPRETPLARRADVHLDLRPGTDLALANCMVNLLIQGGYADENFIREHTGGFEEMAEVVKEFTPEYTSEITGVAPEKLIRAAEIYGKAPEAVVMFARGIEQQHKGADNVSAYTNMPLVTGKIGRPKSGVATFTGQGNGQGGREHGQKSDLLPGYRKITNPKHVEEVCKVWGITPEEMPQPGVSAYEMFELMEQKTIRGLYLLCSNPAVSAPNLNYVRKVMKELDFMVCSDMYLSESAEFADVILPSVTWSEDEGTVTNLEGRIIKINKAQEPLGESKPDWQIAVELAERLGRGQYFSHLKTARDVADEFRLATKGGYADYYGATWDKIEKQDGVFWPCKNEKDPGTPHMFLDKKFYHPDGKAKLCALPYRPPAEEPDETYPLRLTTGRVVYHYLSGNQTRRIPFLMDMCPEPYVEVHPETAAKYDIEHEEKVRLRTRRGECIYKVKITEAIRKDTVFVPYHFGHEGSVNLLTIPALDPMSRMPEFKVCAAEIDKLGAERPDGQAGRAGSGKTEKEAVHQ
- a CDS encoding carbohydrate-binding protein — encoded protein: MLKSMKKYLAGVTFLALFALTFAQSAFASEQPVQLISSNFYAYKYGYVGFSGNVEVSNLNYQKNVTIHYTPGDGKWYDTSASYVGPTDASHEKWGFSVNTSDLNQTNPQISTAQEIKFAIKYEAGGQTYWDNNNGQNYSITRFNLSSTILGKPNVLLASSSIYDNTFTGNVFVKNIAYNKTVKIVYTTDNWATTKEGYATYSRPANTEETVQDWQFSFNNIGSNVSQIKYAISYTVNGQTYWDNNYGQNYTVNR
- a CDS encoding GAF domain-containing protein, with product MITILDHIEQELDSLRARTGSDFSGLLLMDNPDTGLRWNFVSGNRSKRSKQIILRPGQGLPGLVMRLGRRVVLDESLPDIRQLRFDNPIMLAENLHAVAVIPIVKEREILGLVMIGNRKPTLYPPEIIEVVEQEAELLSPVIYGQKSGTLTSR
- a CDS encoding response regulator transcription factor gives rise to the protein MIRILVVDDHIVVRSGLMALLNGKNGMEVIGDAADGQEAIVKAQELKPDVVLMDFSMPQGMDGLTATQELKKLLPDISVLILTMHDDEEYLFRAIQAGASGYILKSAPHDELVTAILSVATGSAYLYPTATKRLMNEYLDAMKNGESQGAFDILSDREREILSWVAKGYSNKEIAEHLIISVKTVETHKSNLMEKLGLKTRPDLVKYAMKKGMLNFE